Genomic window (Flavobacteriales bacterium):
GCGCCCTGGCCTTTGCAGGACCATCATCCGGCCTTCATGATCGGTGCGCACAACGCAATTCCCGATACACTACTCTCCAACATGATGAGTTCCTTCCGCTTGAAGACCCTACCGAACCACATGGCCAGCAAGAAGATCAGCGGCATGTACCTACAGAACAAATTGAGCCTGATCGACTTTTCCGTACCGAGCATCAACCTATTGCTGCTTGGCGTGGAAGGCCACGCGAGCTGCAAAGTGGAAGGCCGCACATGGGTGGACTTGAGCGGCAGTGTCGGACTTGGTGGGATGGCCTACGCCGATGCGGGCCTTGAGTTCTGGTTGCTCAGCCCGATCCCCGATTGTTCCAGTGCAAGCGTTTCGGCCAGTGCCGAAATGCTGTTCGAGGCCGCGTACCAGAACGAGGTGTTCACCATGACCTCGTGCGGATCGACCTCCGCCAGCGCCTCGATCTGCGGCGTGGGCGACAGCTTCGGCCTTACCGTGAAAGGGACTGTGAACTCCCAAGGCAAGATCACACTGGAGCGCATCAGCGGATCATGCGGCGGACAATAACTGCAACGACCATGAGAACGATCCTCCTTCCCCTCTTATCGCTCGCGCTTCCTTGCATGGGCCAGAGCACTACGTCCTCCACCTCCGCAGGCAAGTCCTGCTCGTTGCGTCCTCTTTCCGCCGCTACCGATGGCGAACGCGTCCGGGTCGCCTGGGCATCGCCCGCGTGCGAACTGGCCTCGGTGCGCGTGTACCGCCGTCGGCAGCATGTGGGCACCGAAGCGGAGATCCATCCGGTCATCTTCTTCGGCACGCGGCACGACACCACGATCGTGCAGTGCTGGGACACGCTGTTCACCGAACTGGGGATCTATGAGTACCGCTTGATGCCTGTGGATTCCGCAGGTCGCGAAGGACCATCGTCCCCATGGACCACCGCGCACAACCTGCATGAAGAGGCCCGGCCTTGGCTGCGTTCCATCCATGCCGAGGACGTGCCCGGCGCGCGGAGCATCCGCCTGCGATGGACCTTGGAGAACCCGCAGCGTGCGCGAGGCATCGCGATCCACCGGGCCGAGAAATTCGATGGCCCGTACCTGCGCCTCGCGGACGTGGACGCTGCCGACACGGTGTACACGGATCGCGTGCAACGGGTGAAGGAGACTTACTTCTACCGTGTGGAAGTGGTCGATGTGGTGGGGCGATCCACTGTGAGCATGCCCGTGCAAGGCTTGAGCAATACGGCACCGCCCGCAGCACCGCCCAGCGGCGTGATCGCCAAAGCGGAGCTGTACGGAGTCACGCTTTATTGGCCGCATGTCGGTCCGGACATCGCGCACTACCAAGTGGAACGGGGAGCACCGAAGGATGAGAAGTACCTGCTCGTCGCCGATGGGATCCGTGCATCGTCCGCAGGACCCGTGCAGTGGACGGACAGTGCAGCGACCGATCGCGGCGTGATGAGCTATCGTGTGCGGGCCGTGGGCATCGGCGGAACGATCAGCGAGCCTTCAGAGAATGTCACGATCCAAGCGGTCGATGGCCGCACGCCGACCACGCCCACGGAAGTTGCCGTGCGTCTGTTGGATGATACGGTCATGATCAGCTGGCGCGATCCATGGGCCGGGGCACCGGGGGCCTATCTGGCGAATGTGGAGCGCGCCGATGCGGGGAGCGCCGAATTCAAAGTGGTGAATACGCAGCCCTTGGAACCGGGCATCACGGTGTTCAAGGATCCAACCGCAACGGCGAACCGGTCCTACACCTATCGTGTGGTGGGCGTGTCGTTCGCCGGTACACGGGGTGTTCCGTCCGCGTCAGTCGTGCTGGTGGCCGATGATCCGGCCGCTACCGTACCGCGCATGATGATGGCACATCGCACATCGAAAGGCATCGCGCTGGAATGGGCCGCTAGGGAACGCCATGGCAAAGGCTTCAACCTGTACCGCGCCGTGGACAATGGAGAACCCAAGCTCTTGAAGTCCTTGCCGATCGATGCATCGGGCTACACCGACGGATCCACCACCGACGGGGCATTGCACCTCTATGTGCTGCGCCTGGTGCTCCCGGACGGAACCGAGAGCGAGCCGAGCGAGCCGGTGGGAATGCGGTGGTGAGTTGAAAGCAAGCAGGGCCGCCGCAAAGCGACGCCCCGCAAGGGCTTTGGCGAACTGTTTCCCCTCGGCTCCCTCAGTGGTCTCCCGCCGCTGTGGCGGGGACCCTGAGGTCCGGCATTAGTTGAACCCGACCACCGTGATGCCCACGTTCAGCGCTCTCAGTTCCGGTGCTGTTCCCTCCTCGAACATCGGCGTGAGCGCGTATTCGGCGAAGAGGTTCAACGGCCCGTAGCCGATCTGTGCACGGGCCGCCACACGATAGGGCAGCAGGTTGTAGTTGTCCTTGCTGCGCTGCTTCACCGCACGCCCGTCTTCGGTATACTTCTGCTTGTACATGGTATCGAACAGCCAGCTCCCCACCACACCGGCGGCCAAGTGGAAGTTGTGCTTCCGGCTGAATGACCAGTCCGGCTTGGCCTTCAATTCATCCTCGTTAGCGGGCAGCTTGGCCCGGTTGGTATTGAACTCCAGCATCAACGGCACACGCAGGCCGATCTGGCGCAGCTTGTTCTTGCGCAGTTCCGGGCTTTCCATGGCCACCGCGAAGGTGCTGTCGCCATTGAACTGGAGCGTGTTGTTCTCGCTCAGCTTGTAGCTGTCGAACTCGATGCCCGCGCCGGTGAACAGCCCCACGTGGTTGGTGCCGAACTCGATCTTCCGCTCCCAGAAGTTCATCGCGAAGAAGCGGCTCCGGGCGTTGTTCAGTTGCAACGGCCCGCTTTCCGGCCCGTCGCCGATCCGCCCGTCCGTGGTCAGGAAGCTGTTGAGGCCGAACTCCAGCCCGACCCAATGGCAGAAGAGGTTGCGGCGCTCGCGCTTCAGGTCGGCCAGCTTCTTCTCAAAGGTCTTGGTGGTGTCCAAACCAGTGCGCGGGGTGGTGATGATGCGGATGAGCTTCCGCTTGGAGGTGATACGGATGGTGTCGCCTTTTTGGGCGTAGTTGGTGTCGGCGTTCTCCACTTTCACCTTCATGCCGTTGGCACCCGCACTGAGGGTGAGGCTATGCCGTGCCGGTCGCGCAGCGGCGCTGTCCGTGGCAAGGCTGTCCTGCTGGGCCATGCCGGCGAAGGGCAGGAGCAGCAGCGAAAGGAGGATCGGGGTTTTCATTCACTGTTCGGTTTGAGAATAGGACGGGCCGGGTTCCGGATAGTTACAGGCCAAGGCATACGGGGCTGAAAAAGACTGAAGCCCCGCGCCGGAACGGACAAGGGGCTTCAGCAGTGAAGAGGCCCGCGTCACTCCGGGCGGAAGGTGAAACGTACCCGTGAAATGTTCCACAGACCCGAAGGATTCGGCCCCACCTTGATCCGTGCGAGCTTGCGGACCACGTAATCACGCAGATCGCTGTTCCTCGATCCCGAGGCCACGACCACCACCCGGCCTTCCGTGTTCACCACGTAGGCGATGTCCACGGTGCCGTACATGTTCCCGGCATTCTCGGAAAGCGGAAAAATGACAAAGCGATCGATCTGGTGCTTCACTGCGCGCTCCATTTCCGTCTGTGGCGAAGCGGTGCTGAACGTATCAGGCAGATCGCCAATGGAAGCGTGAAGGGTGGATGCCAATAGCAAAAGGCCGAGGGCGAAAACGTGGCGGAGGGTCGTGATCTTCATCGTGCTTGGTGTTTTGGCATCGCTGCCGTTGGTTGTTGGCCATAGGACAGGCCCAAGCGCCGGTTTGTTACAATGATCGATGGAGAACGTGATGAGCGGTACGCATGGAATGATGGGCGGTGAGAATGAAGCGCCGTGTACAGTTCACATGTTGATCGAGGCCCCCGATCTATCGTCTTGCAGACTCCGGGTACTCAACGCCCCCGGCTCGCGCTGACCGAGAAATTGCGGCCCAAGCGAAGCTGGAACCGCCGGCCTTCGGAGGTGTGCTGCACATCCATGCCGCCTTGCCCGCCAGTGACCGCGCCGATCGCCTTGTCCGCGAAGGCCAGCACATCGCTTCCGTCCAGCTCGGCTTTGCGCTCCGGGGTTTCCAGCACTTTGCCGCGCAACGTATTTGCAACGAAGGTCCCCAGGTCTTGGCTGGAACCATGCGTGTCGGAGGAGGGTTCTACCGTTTTCTTTTCCTGTGTTGCAGTTCCTTTTTCGGCAGGTGCGTTGCCGGTCGGGAGCGTTGCCCGCCCTTCGCTCTGTTGCGCCAGTACAGGTTCTTCCACAGGCAGGACCTCCGGGGTGGGTTTCGTGGCGGGTGCGGCCTTAGGTACCGGCGTTTGCTCCGGAACTTGAACTGGCTTGGATGTAGGCTGTTGAGGTTTGGGCGCTGCGGTGCCTGCGGGTACGGCGGGCCTTTCCAGTGAGGTTGGCACTGGTTCTTTCAGCGATACGCCATTGCTTCTTTCGGGGGCATCCGGTTCTTCCATGGCAACAGGCTGCGCGTCCCGGTCCGGTGAAGGGACCTGCCGGGGTTTCACGGAATTTTCAACGCGCGCCACTTCAATCCCGTCCGACGGTCTTTCACGCAGCTGCCACCAGCCAGCGCCTATGAGCAGGAGGAAGCATGCCGCTGCAGCAAGCCTTGGCCACAGGGCCACCACGCGGACCTCGCGCTTTTTCAGACCCTCTTTTCCGGGGAAGGGGATGGGAACGAGCACGGTGTGCGTCGCGGCCACCAAGCGTTCCTCCCGTATGGCCTCTCCATGTTCCGCGATGTAGCGCTTCAATGCGGATCGTTGCTCGAAGGTGAGATCACCTTCGAGGTCCGCGATCAGAAAGTCCGTCAAGCGGTGGGCGTCGGGCATTCCCTTGGGCGGGAAGTGGCGCTCCAGCGTTTCCTTTTCAGCGAACGGAACGGTGCCGTCGGACACTTTCGCCAATGCAATCAATGCGGCTTGGCGATCGGTCTCCGGATGTTCGTAGAGGTAGCGCTCCAGTTTTTTCTCCTGCCCGTTGGTAAGGTCCTTTTCCAAGCGCGCCACAAGGAAGTCGTCCAAGCGTGCGGCATCCGGCTCACCGGTGGGCGGATAGGCTTTCCGCAGCAGTTCCTTCAACGGGAATTCCATATCGCCACCGCCTACGCCGGGCAAGCTGACCAAGGATATCGGCAGGTCCGGGTTGTCCACGAGGAAGCCATCGAGCAATGCCTCCTGCGCAGGGGAGAGGCGGCCTTCCAAGCGGTCCAGCAGCCAAGCCTCGTATGTGTGCCGGTCCAATTTCATAGCACGTTCTCCAAGTTGCCGATGTAGTCCTTCAAGGCGGTGCGTCCGCGATAGATGTACACCTTTACCTGGGTTATGTTCAACTGCGTCAATTCAGCGATCTCCTCGTAGCTGTAGCCTTCCAGGTCCCGCAGCAGCACCACGCTGCGCTGCAATTCCGGAAGCGTGGCCAGTGCGGCGTCCAGCACTTCCTTCAGGTCCGGTTGGCCCTGACTGCCCCAATGCAGGTCGGCATGCCGGTCCTCCATGCGCGTGCTGCGCGATCCCTTGCGGGCCTCGTCCACCAGAAGGTGGTGCGCGGTGGTGAAGAGGTAGCTCTTGGCCTTCGCGCCGTCCACCTCATCCACCTTCTGCCACAACCGGGCAAAGCTTTCCTGCACCACGTCCTTCGCCGTATCGGTGTCGCGCAGGTGCTTCACCGCAAAACGGTAAATGCCGTCCGCATGCTGGTCCACGGCGCTATTGTAGTCGGTGAGGGTCACGGAATGAGGGGGTCCTGAGGATGTGACGGGCTGCTTTGGCGAAAGTTACAAGCCCCTTCCGCACAGGACCGGTACGTATCGGTCCCTGAGCATTGGAGGTTGAAGACCCGAGGCAGCGTATTGGCCTCTGCCCGCGTCATTGAAACTGTACCTTCACCTCAATGAACGCCCCCGACGGGCCAAGGACCTCTTCAAATGAAAACAACTACCCTCCTGTTCGTACTGCTCACTGTATGGATCTCTTGGACCGCCGGAAGCGTACAGGCGCAAACCTATTTCTACTTGGGTCAGATCGCCGTGCTACCTGCTGCGCCCACGGACCAGGACGATGTGCAACTTCAGCTTTCAGGAGACCTCTCCGACACGGGAGCATCCATCACGAGCACGACCGCGCAGGTCACCGGATCTACGGTGGAACTTACCGTGAGCGCGACCAGTGTCGGCGGAGCGGATGTGCTGGTCCCGCATATGGAGACCATGAATGTGGGCGTCCTTCCCGCTGGCACGTACACCATCGTCATAACAGGACCCGGGATCCAGGATCTGGCCCCTGGGGGCCAGCACACCTTTACAGTGACCGGTAGCGTTCCGTCCGCCTGTGATTCGCTCATTCTGGCAAGCTTGTCGTGGGCGCCCTTCAGTGACACGGCCTTGCTGGTCCATGTGTTCAACCCTACGTTCACCTTGTTCGACTATCCCGGCTTTCTATTGTTGGCGGACAATGGTGACACCCTTGCCCAGGAAACGGTGAACTTCTTCGGCATCGCGGGGGAGAGCTACCACACGCTTGCCATTCCTTCGGGCACCATCATGCCGTCCTCGCCGTTCAACGGCACCCTGCAGTTGTGGACCCTCTTCTACGATACATTGGACTGTAGCTGGGACCTTCCTGTCGATCTTTGCCCGCCGGACAGTTGCACCGAGGTGATCGTGGACATGCAGAACTTTGGTTCCGGGCTGGTAACAGGGTCGTTCTTGTACACGGTCCGGGAAGCCGGTTCAGAAGTGGCCACGGGTACATTTATTTTTACGGAACAACAGCAGTACGATCAGGATACGATCTGTCTTCCACCGGGGGATTACATCATGGAGCTCATTCCGCAACAAGGCCCCACCGGCGGCGGGCCCAACTTCGGCGTGGGAATGGGCTACACGGTTCCCGGGCCGCGCGCGCCCGTGACCTGGACCACGCTTGCCGCCGTGGCATTCACGCTGTACGAGCAATGCATCGATGTCGGACAGA
Coding sequences:
- a CDS encoding RNA polymerase sigma factor, with amino-acid sequence MTLTDYNSAVDQHADGIYRFAVKHLRDTDTAKDVVQESFARLWQKVDEVDGAKAKSYLFTTAHHLLVDEARKGSRSTRMEDRHADLHWGSQGQPDLKEVLDAALATLPELQRSVVLLRDLEGYSYEEIAELTQLNITQVKVYIYRGRTALKDYIGNLENVL
- a CDS encoding T9SS type A sorting domain-containing protein, which translates into the protein MKTTTLLFVLLTVWISWTAGSVQAQTYFYLGQIAVLPAAPTDQDDVQLQLSGDLSDTGASITSTTAQVTGSTVELTVSATSVGGADVLVPHMETMNVGVLPAGTYTIVITGPGIQDLAPGGQHTFTVTGSVPSACDSLILASLSWAPFSDTALLVHVFNPTFTLFDYPGFLLLADNGDTLAQETVNFFGIAGESYHTLAIPSGTIMPSSPFNGTLQLWTLFYDTLDCSWDLPVDLCPPDSCTEVIVDMQNFGSGLVTGSFLYTVREAGSEVATGTFIFTEQQQYDQDTICLPPGDYIMELIPQQGPTGGGPNFGVGMGYTVPGPRAPVTWTTLAAVAFTLYEQCIDVGQSIATSAPNSLSVARSVNGIEVMRTDGQALGNMHVYDAQGRSVVAAKEPTGRHAFTTTGWAPGLYILRAVGKDGNRLAARWVVE